A window of the Cicer arietinum cultivar CDC Frontier isolate Library 1 chromosome 6, Cicar.CDCFrontier_v2.0, whole genome shotgun sequence genome harbors these coding sequences:
- the LOC101492017 gene encoding agamous-like MADS-box protein AGL62 — protein MDIFKQKKKNTGRKKIEIKKLEKNTNKQVTFSKRRSGLFKKTSELCVLCNVDAAIVVFSPADKLFCFGQPNTDAIINSYINGTTEFETSKSIGKSISYEEHNTEYEKAIQNLEFEKKKLEEYENLTKVWNSGEWWNDPIDEMSIDQLEQFMASIYELRRKLVDRAHEVVMMLPMLV, from the coding sequence ATggatatttttaaacaaaagaagaaaaacacaGGGCGGAAGAAGATTGAGATCAAGAAGCTTGAGAAGAACACAAACAAGCAAGTGACATTCTCAAAAAGAAGATCAGGTTTATTCAAAAAAACAAGCGAACTTTGTGTTTTATGCAATGTTGATGCAGCTATCGTTGTGTTTTCCCCTGCTGATAAACTATTTTGCTTTGGTCAACCAAACACTGACGCTATTATCAATAGCTACATCAATGGAACAACCGAGTTTGAGACTTCAAAGTCAATAGGAAAATCTATTTCTTATGAAGAACATAATACAGAATATGAGAAAGCAATACAAAATTTGGAGTTTGAAAAGAAGAAGCTTGAAGAATATGAGAATTTAACCAAGGTTTGGAATTCAGGCGAATGGTGGAATGACCCAATTGATGAGATGAGTATTGATCAGCTTGAACAATTTATGGCCTCTATTTATGAGTTAAGGAGGAAGCTAGTTGATAGAGCTCATGAAGTTGTCATGATGCTCCCCATGTTAGTGTAG